One stretch of Candidatus Paceibacterota bacterium DNA includes these proteins:
- a CDS encoding ribonuclease P protein component, translating to MLPKTRRIPRNLWPSSRPGKVYKGQLSSLYVFEGKGHTRFAVSISKKTAKRAVDRNRIRRWGYRALSEFMLKIKPGFLFKLSFYNVPIEYKEVEQEVKTLLLKSHDILL from the coding sequence ATGTTACCGAAGACAAGGAGAATCCCTCGCAACCTTTGGCCTTCCAGTCGACCCGGCAAGGTCTATAAAGGACAACTATCTTCCCTCTATGTTTTCGAAGGTAAAGGACATACAAGGTTCGCAGTCTCTATTTCTAAAAAGACAGCCAAAAGGGCTGTCGATAGGAATAGGATAAGGCGTTGGGGTTATAGGGCTTTAAGCGAATTTATGTTAAAAATAAAACCTGGTTTTCTTTTTAAACTATCATTTTATAACGTTCCTATAGAGTATAAAGAAGTAGAGCAAGAAGTAAAAACCCTCCTATTAAAATCACATGATATCCTTCTTTAA
- the rpmH gene encoding 50S ribosomal protein L34, whose protein sequence is MSITYQPKKRKRAKAHGFLVRKRTVGGKKVVLARRRKGRKKLSV, encoded by the coding sequence ATGTCAATCACCTATCAACCAAAAAAAAGGAAAAGAGCAAAAGCCCATGGATTTCTAGTACGAAAAAGGACGGTTGGCGGAAAGAAAGTGGTCCTGGCTCGCCGCCGCAAAGGGAGGAAGAAGCTTTCGGTTTAG
- the dnaA gene encoding chromosomal replication initiator protein DnaA: MKKVRLIYNWFQEEIFKHVMMDTKQLWDKTLEELEASISKANFTTWFRDTYILRFEESVVFLSVPNTFVQEWLLKKFHQTILRTLRALSPGVHSVEYMVSKDERKKNTIPAKPIVSPTRAMPLNDFYINKEDNLNPRYTFESFVVGPFNELANAAAQAVIKNLGIAYNPLFIYGSTGHGKTHLIQAVGNYVKNNYPSKKVFYTTSEKFSVDYINSVQANKVNLFKEKYRKYDVIIMDDIQFFSNKEKTQEELFHLFNTFHDNNKQIIFSSDKHPNMIPDIEARLKSRFGGGMIVDIPEPDHESRMAIIKSKFSSTGFMPSQETLDFLTKEVLGNIRDIEGIINSIVVQTELKKRELNFNEIRDLIKNNTKPKKTLSYKEVIKIISDFYKINEESIYEKTRKKEIIKPRQIIMYILREDFSISYPSIGEKLGGRDHTTVIHSCEKIKNDIKSNDLLVKEIQQIRSMIT, translated from the coding sequence TTGAAAAAAGTTAGACTTATATATAATTGGTTTCAAGAAGAAATCTTCAAACACGTTATGATGGACACAAAACAACTTTGGGATAAAACTTTAGAAGAATTGGAAGCGTCTATCTCAAAGGCTAACTTCACTACCTGGTTCCGGGATACATATATATTGAGGTTCGAGGAAAGTGTAGTTTTTCTGTCAGTCCCAAACACCTTCGTTCAAGAATGGCTTCTCAAAAAGTTTCATCAAACCATATTGCGAACCCTACGAGCTCTTTCCCCAGGAGTACATTCAGTGGAATACATGGTTTCCAAAGACGAAAGGAAGAAAAATACCATACCAGCTAAACCCATCGTCTCTCCCACTAGAGCTATGCCTCTCAACGATTTCTATATCAACAAGGAGGACAACCTAAATCCGCGTTACACCTTCGAATCATTTGTTGTGGGGCCATTTAATGAACTGGCAAACGCGGCAGCCCAAGCAGTAATCAAAAATTTAGGTATCGCCTACAACCCACTCTTCATTTACGGATCAACTGGCCACGGCAAAACTCACTTGATACAAGCGGTAGGAAACTACGTGAAAAACAATTACCCCTCAAAGAAAGTTTTCTACACCACTTCGGAAAAATTTTCAGTAGATTACATAAATTCTGTCCAAGCAAACAAAGTAAACCTTTTTAAAGAAAAATACAGGAAATACGATGTCATCATCATGGACGATATCCAGTTCTTCTCCAACAAAGAGAAGACTCAAGAGGAACTGTTCCACCTTTTTAATACCTTTCACGATAACAACAAACAAATAATATTCTCTTCAGACAAGCATCCAAACATGATCCCAGATATAGAAGCTCGCCTCAAATCCAGATTTGGCGGAGGCATGATCGTCGATATACCAGAACCTGACCACGAATCGCGTATGGCTATAATCAAATCGAAGTTTTCCTCGACTGGCTTCATGCCTTCCCAAGAAACCCTGGATTTCCTGACTAAAGAGGTGTTGGGCAACATACGAGACATAGAAGGAATAATAAACTCCATAGTGGTCCAGACTGAGCTAAAGAAAAGGGAACTTAATTTTAACGAAATAAGAGATCTGATAAAGAACAACACTAAACCAAAAAAGACCCTCTCATATAAGGAGGTAATAAAAATAATTTCCGACTTCTATAAAATAAACGAGGAAAGTATATATGAGAAAACTAGAAAAAAAGAGATCATCAAGCCACGGCAGATAATAATGTACATACTACGAGAAGATTTCAGCATCTCCTACCCATCTATAGGGGAAAAGCTCGGTGGCCGTGATCACACCACTGTAATCCACTCCTGCGAAAAAATAAAAAACGATATCAAGTCGAATGATTTATTGGTAAAAGAAATTCAACAGATAAGATCGATGATAACCTGA
- the dnaN gene encoding DNA polymerase III subunit beta has translation MKIETTVKQIFGIIDKAVRATGKNLSLPVLSCVYMTVDKENGMLKVKSTNLDIGLELSLKVKCEESGVVAVPAQVFLGFLSSIKNDSTLTLALNNGNLSVSTKNNSSVIKCIPSEDFPEIPKVSSGKETTIKPKEFINGIKSVWYSASNSSIKPELSSVYIAPGEQELLFVSTDSFRLAEKKVHYKKPTDFQSILLPSKNIPDIIKIIESYDEEIKISFDKNQVSFTFTDGFLVSRIVEGSFPDYKQIIPKSSDTFVTVLKNDFVSTIRSAQVFSDAFNQVRFKVNPKDRKFTIATKNNDVGEYTEDVPAKIEGEEMEISFNHKYILDCMQSIDSDSLELKLSGAGKPMIIQGAGDKSFSYVVMPMNR, from the coding sequence ATGAAAATCGAAACTACAGTAAAACAAATTTTCGGAATAATCGATAAAGCCGTAAGAGCTACAGGGAAAAATCTCTCCCTACCAGTACTTTCTTGTGTGTATATGACTGTGGATAAAGAAAATGGAATGTTGAAAGTAAAATCAACTAATTTGGATATTGGGTTGGAACTCAGTTTGAAAGTAAAATGTGAAGAAAGTGGAGTAGTGGCAGTACCGGCCCAGGTTTTCCTTGGTTTCCTTTCTTCTATCAAAAACGATTCTACTCTCACTCTGGCTTTGAATAATGGAAATCTTTCTGTTTCGACCAAGAACAATTCAAGTGTTATCAAGTGTATTCCGAGTGAAGATTTCCCAGAGATTCCTAAGGTTTCTTCTGGTAAAGAAACAACGATAAAGCCAAAAGAATTTATAAATGGCATAAAATCGGTTTGGTACAGCGCCTCAAATTCCAGCATAAAACCAGAACTCTCAAGTGTATACATTGCTCCGGGGGAACAGGAACTACTTTTTGTTTCCACTGACTCGTTCCGTTTGGCGGAGAAAAAGGTGCACTATAAAAAACCTACCGACTTCCAATCTATACTCCTACCTTCTAAAAATATTCCAGATATTATAAAAATCATAGAGAGTTATGATGAAGAAATAAAAATATCTTTTGATAAAAATCAGGTCAGCTTTACTTTTACTGACGGTTTCCTGGTATCGCGAATTGTGGAAGGCTCGTTTCCTGATTACAAACAGATCATCCCTAAATCATCGGATACTTTTGTCACTGTACTCAAAAATGATTTTGTTTCGACCATACGCTCGGCCCAAGTGTTCTCTGACGCGTTTAACCAGGTCAGGTTCAAAGTAAATCCGAAAGACAGGAAGTTTACCATTGCCACCAAAAATAATGATGTGGGGGAATACACGGAGGATGTGCCGGCAAAAATAGAGGGGGAAGAGATGGAGATAAGTTTTAATCATAAATATATACTGGATTGTATGCAGTCGATTGATTCGGATAGCCTAGAGCTTAAGCTCTCTGGAGCCGGGAAGCCGATGATTATACAGGGGGCGGGGGATAAAAGTTTTAGCTATGTGGTGATGCCGATGAATAGATAG
- a CDS encoding transglycosylase domain-containing protein: MNLRIFYFKHRHGLKTAAIFLLGCALLIGAVAILWISSFKVPSLQAIQERRVAESTKIYDSTGNVLLYDVSQNTKRTVVPIEEISDYAKKAAIAIEDQDFYNHKGVKPTSFIRAMLVNLTSLSFSQGGSTITQQVVKNSILTNEKWISRKLKEWVLAIRLEKVLSKDEILSMYLNEIPYGGTMYGIEEASETFFGKNASELNLTEAAYVAAIPKAPTFYSPYGKNRDKLEARKNLVLAEMLETEVISEEEYNKSKAEVIEFKPKEDSSIKAPHFVFYVMSHLKNKYGNDVLEKGGLKVKTTLNYELQVMAQDIAHDYALENVIKFKAENAALTAIDPKTGGILVMVGSRDYFDPEIDGAFNVTLAKRQPGSTFKPFVYSVAFQKGYTPETILFNVKTQFATACAPDNLTSLNTCYSPDNYDLKFTGPMTIRNALAQSVNIPAVKALYLAGVQDSIRLARDMGMQSLSNRGDYGLTLVLGGGEVTPLEITSAYSVFANEGMRNEVNPILEITDKQGNIVEKLEPHPTQVLEKEITLKISDILSDNEARAPAFGASSFLHFPSQDVAVKTGTTNDYRDAWIIGYTPSIAVGAWAGNNDNSPMDKQVAGFIVAPLWRAFMDRALHFYPNESFEEPTPEDTTLLKPILRGVWQAEGGSEGVHSILYWVNRADPRGPKPEFPQNDSQFANWEYGVQKWLQENSFIQSTVNFQGQ, encoded by the coding sequence ATGAATCTCCGTATTTTTTACTTTAAACACCGCCATGGGCTCAAAACAGCCGCTATTTTTTTATTAGGTTGCGCTTTGCTTATAGGAGCAGTAGCCATCCTTTGGATTTCAAGCTTCAAAGTACCTTCTCTCCAAGCTATCCAGGAACGCAGAGTGGCTGAATCGACCAAAATATACGACTCTACCGGGAATGTCCTTCTCTACGATGTATCACAAAACACTAAAAGGACGGTTGTACCGATAGAGGAAATTTCCGATTATGCTAAAAAGGCCGCCATAGCAATAGAGGATCAGGATTTTTATAATCACAAAGGAGTGAAGCCGACCTCTTTTATAAGAGCGATGCTCGTCAATTTGACTTCACTCTCTTTCAGCCAAGGTGGCTCCACCATTACTCAACAGGTGGTTAAAAATTCTATTCTGACAAATGAGAAATGGATATCAAGAAAACTAAAGGAGTGGGTGCTTGCTATCCGACTGGAGAAAGTTCTTTCCAAAGATGAAATCCTTTCCATGTACTTAAATGAAATTCCGTACGGAGGCACCATGTACGGCATCGAGGAAGCTAGCGAAACCTTCTTTGGTAAAAACGCTTCGGAATTAAATCTGACTGAAGCCGCTTATGTTGCCGCTATTCCTAAAGCTCCTACTTTTTATTCGCCTTACGGTAAAAATCGCGACAAACTAGAAGCAAGAAAGAATTTAGTCCTGGCCGAAATGCTAGAAACAGAAGTAATTTCGGAGGAAGAATACAACAAATCAAAAGCTGAGGTGATCGAGTTTAAACCAAAAGAGGATTCGAGTATTAAAGCTCCTCATTTTGTTTTCTATGTCATGAGTCACTTGAAAAACAAATACGGTAACGACGTCCTGGAAAAAGGAGGCCTCAAAGTCAAAACTACTCTAAATTATGAACTGCAGGTGATGGCTCAGGATATCGCTCACGATTATGCTCTCGAAAATGTTATCAAGTTTAAAGCTGAGAATGCTGCTCTCACCGCTATCGACCCGAAAACTGGAGGCATCTTAGTCATGGTCGGCAGTCGCGATTATTTCGATCCTGAAATCGATGGGGCTTTCAATGTTACTTTGGCCAAAAGGCAACCAGGCTCCACCTTCAAGCCTTTCGTCTACTCTGTCGCTTTTCAAAAAGGCTACACTCCGGAAACAATTCTATTTAATGTTAAAACCCAGTTTGCTACCGCTTGTGCCCCCGATAATCTTACTAGTCTAAACACTTGTTATTCCCCCGACAATTACGACCTCAAATTTACTGGTCCGATGACTATAAGGAATGCTTTGGCTCAATCAGTAAACATCCCTGCAGTGAAAGCTCTATACCTAGCAGGAGTGCAGGATTCTATAAGGCTAGCTCGCGACATGGGTATGCAATCCCTCTCAAACAGAGGCGACTATGGCCTCACCCTCGTTCTCGGAGGTGGCGAAGTTACTCCACTTGAAATTACTTCAGCTTATTCCGTCTTTGCCAATGAAGGTATGAGGAATGAAGTCAATCCGATATTGGAAATCACTGATAAACAAGGAAACATTGTGGAAAAACTAGAGCCTCATCCGACTCAAGTTTTGGAAAAAGAGATTACTCTCAAAATTTCCGACATTCTTTCCGATAATGAAGCTAGGGCTCCCGCCTTTGGTGCTTCTTCCTTCCTCCATTTTCCTTCTCAAGATGTAGCTGTCAAAACCGGTACCACCAACGACTATCGTGATGCCTGGATCATCGGCTACACTCCCTCCATCGCTGTCGGTGCTTGGGCTGGCAACAATGACAACTCTCCGATGGATAAACAAGTAGCCGGCTTTATCGTCGCTCCCCTCTGGCGCGCTTTTATGGATCGAGCTCTTCACTTCTATCCCAACGAATCTTTTGAAGAACCAACTCCGGAAGATACTACTTTACTAAAACCAATATTAAGAGGAGTGTGGCAAGCCGAAGGTGGGAGTGAAGGAGTACATTCGATTCTATACTGGGTAAATAGAGCTGACCCTCGAGGTCCAAAGCCAGAATTCCCTCAAAACGATTCTCAATTTGCCAACTGGGAATACGGCGTTCAAAAGTGGCTTCAGGAGAATAGTTTCATCCAATCAACTGTAAACTTCCAAGGCCAATAG
- the tyrS gene encoding tyrosine--tRNA ligase gives MNEKEKIEELLTRGVAKIYPSKEELEKVLQSGKKIKLYQGFDPTGDKLHLGHMVGLRKHRQWQDLGHEVVFLIGDGTGEAGDPTGKKKTREKFFTSSELRENAKGYLEQASKIVRFDGPNPIKILYNGDWLNKLTKTDILNIAEHFSVQQLIERDMFQERLKNGESINVREFLYPLLQAYDSVEMEVDLELGGTDQTFNMLAGRSLLKAMKGKDKFVMTTPLLSDSKGIKIGKSEGNVIGLTDEPADLFGKIMALGDDAVIPMFNLLTDISTEEINGFNTDKDAMNLKKRVATIIIGQLHDEEKAKEALAKFENTFSKGEFPEDAVVVEADKEEKLIDVLTEKGLVTSKTEYRRLVEAGAVSDQTSLPDTKITDPNEAVGRERKIKIGKKTFILLRLR, from the coding sequence ATGAATGAAAAGGAGAAAATAGAAGAATTACTTACTCGTGGGGTAGCGAAGATTTACCCTAGTAAAGAGGAATTGGAGAAAGTTTTGCAGAGTGGCAAGAAAATAAAACTTTACCAAGGCTTTGATCCAACCGGAGACAAACTTCATCTAGGTCACATGGTCGGTTTGCGTAAGCATAGGCAGTGGCAAGACTTGGGACATGAGGTGGTTTTTCTTATTGGTGATGGTACTGGAGAGGCGGGAGATCCTACTGGCAAAAAGAAAACAAGAGAGAAATTTTTTACCAGTTCAGAACTTCGAGAAAATGCCAAAGGTTATCTTGAGCAAGCTTCCAAAATAGTGCGTTTTGACGGGCCGAATCCAATTAAAATTTTGTATAACGGTGATTGGCTAAATAAATTAACAAAAACAGACATTCTAAATATAGCCGAGCATTTCTCAGTCCAACAGCTTATTGAGCGAGATATGTTTCAGGAACGTTTGAAAAACGGAGAGTCTATAAATGTTCGAGAGTTTCTTTACCCTTTACTCCAAGCTTACGATTCTGTAGAGATGGAGGTTGATTTGGAATTGGGGGGCACCGATCAGACTTTCAATATGCTTGCTGGTAGGAGTTTACTCAAAGCTATGAAAGGTAAAGATAAATTTGTCATGACAACCCCGCTTCTTTCTGATTCTAAGGGAATAAAAATCGGTAAAAGCGAGGGTAATGTGATCGGTTTAACAGATGAACCAGCTGATCTTTTTGGTAAAATTATGGCCTTGGGTGATGATGCCGTTATACCTATGTTTAATCTACTGACAGATATATCGACAGAAGAAATAAATGGTTTTAATACAGATAAAGACGCTATGAATTTGAAAAAACGCGTCGCTACTATTATCATCGGGCAGTTGCACGATGAAGAGAAAGCAAAAGAAGCACTAGCAAAATTTGAAAACACTTTTTCTAAAGGGGAGTTTCCAGAAGATGCGGTGGTAGTAGAGGCAGATAAGGAGGAGAAACTTATTGATGTACTGACAGAGAAAGGGCTTGTAACATCCAAGACTGAATACCGGAGGCTTGTGGAAGCTGGAGCTGTTTCTGACCAAACAAGTTTACCTGACACAAAA